One genomic region from Leishmania braziliensis MHOM/BR/75/M2904 complete genome, chromosome 35 encodes:
- a CDS encoding protein kinase A catalytic subunit isoform 1 yields the protein MSSAAMDKGAAPALILPKREEKSKSPTNVSNPLDPSKPAIATNAKSAYLFEKPDTSHWALSDFEMKNTLGTGSFGRVRIAHRKGTDEYYAIKCLKKREVIKMKQQQHLAQEKGILMEVSHPFIVNMMCSFQDEKKVYFVLEFVMGGEMFTHLRTAGRFPNDVAKFYHAELVLAFEYLHSLDVIYRDLKPENLLLDNKGHVKVTDFGFAKKVPDRTFTLCGTPEYLAPEVIQSKGHGKAVDWWTMGVLLYEFIAGYPPFYDDTPFRIYEKILAGRLKFPNWFDGRARDLVKGLLQTDHTKRLGTLKGGPADVKNHPYFHGANWDKLYARYYPAPIPVRVKSPGDTSNFEKYPDSPVDRTPALTSAQQAEFKGF from the coding sequence ATGTCGTCTGCTGCCATGGACAAaggtgcagcgccggcgtTAATCCTcccgaagagagaggaaaagtcGAAGTCACCAACGAATGTCTCGAATCCGCTCGACCCGTCGAAGCCGGCCATCGCGACAAACGCCAAGTCAGCCTATTTATTTGAGAAGCCCGACACCTCTCACTGGGCACTCTCAGACTTTGAGATGAAGAACACGCTCGGCACCGGGTCCTTCGGTCGTGTACGCATAGCCCACCGCAAAGGCACGGACGAGTACTACGCGATCAAATGCCTGAAGAAGCGGGAGGTCATCAAgatgaagcagcagcagcaccttgCACAGGAGAAGGGGATCTTGATGGAGGTGTCGCACCCGTTCATCGTGAACATGATGTGCTCTTTCCAAGACGAGAAGAAGGTGTACTTTGTGTTGGAGTTCGTGATGGGCGGCGAGATGTTCACGCACCTGCGCACTGCAGGGCGGTTTCCTAACGATGTGGCGAAGTTCTACCATGCGGAGCTGGTGCTTGCGTTCGAGTACCTGCACTCGCTAGACGTGATCTATCGCGATCTGAAGCCGGAGAACCTGCTGCTGGACAACAAGGGGCACGTTAAAGTGACGGACTTTGGGTTTGCGAAGAAGGTGCCCGACCGGACCTTCACGCTGTGCGGGACGCCAGAGTACCTTGCACCGGAGGTGATCCAGAGCAAGGGCCATGGGAAGGCGGTGGACTGGTGGACGATGGGCGTGCTGCTGTACGAATTCATTGCAGGATACCCGCCGTTCTACGACGACACCCCGTTCCGGATCTACGAGAAGATTCTTGCTGGGCGGCTGAAGTTCCCCAACTGGTTCGATGGCCGCGCGCGCGACCTTGTGAAGGGGCTTCTGCAGACGGATCACACAAAGCGTCTGGGGACGCTGAAGGGCGGGCCCGCGGACGTGAAGAACCACCCGTATTTCCATGGCGCGAACTGGGACAAGTTGTATGCACGCTACTACCCCGCACCGATCCCGGTGAGGGTGAAGAGCCCTGGCGACACGAGCAACTTCGAGAAGTACCCGGATAGCCCGGTCGACCGCACGCCTGCATTGAcgtcggcgcagcaggcTGAGTTCAAAGGCTTTTAG
- a CDS encoding putative protein kinase has translation MSFSNPLESLLRSIIQGGGRSDGGVGNASSQPTMVTFSTEDSSGLHPLSVLHAMGPNLVFSRGPSVSVSANPSRRGGDAASGTAGAQSASPGSVYSGGVPPMVWIQREQQRIPLEFSATGSPNLDGTRLREEGNEAFKAGRYHEAIRYYTQAIEVDPDSEFIYTNRSFAYFNIKEFEKSAADAAKAVEINANFFKGHYRLGLAQMSLNDFGHAMDSLRRAWALAPDANKEAIRVAMAKCESKMARAPMTPLLMSPGDSSPVRHSESSVGSRSSWLAAPAHLIDTQPPLGNTEVDLHELEAEIHRAAALRDETAKYVVKYNAQDIIVACNKRSDKIKSLMSIATSSELSTLSKEANEKQSQLRRAVRDQDSNAYHNARSNRDATLNRLWDTAAQAEMAIAQLKKIAKEEQNFFSQFGPVANSTPSSVPTEAASETIKSMTRACAAESPLASAPTDATTSTSSLSPASCIAPASPVLTAKALAPPPLSTAQTPDESHPAKSPSTAGTDLGQLLQRRVEINEAVRKAQKCFAATDAAGQAFLHALKVEANAMEAVDSLLAEAVELNAQLEVHARQVAQTTTKELSDVRLQALDQMSSIVERVKADMETFLKTMREGDNLLEEEAKLEQQRLLHERQRIQLQAEIEWFKIRDEPENKIQCLQIQVNRLHQRIAAIHEKQKAVQTRIMELVEQDHPELAWKSMANGSRILRLVKGSGLWQNLSFSDFQVVSTLSSTVNSKVYHALRRGEHVAVKEISIDDDAARRSFQREVNIVSSCNHPNIIRIKGVFFDGPFAYILLPYYHRGSLRTLLSKQEPMSWVAVQDMLRQLASGVAYLHERGIVHADLKPSNVLIADDGRPVISDFGIAKDHGALGVADVTLTATMSSTNGSCGLAGTMQYMAPEQLLCEAGSNAKSTGMSDMWALGVTMLEVTLQNAYFHDASLGKPNLPLLLPEQKRIEVPAKAVGGDEKLADAIASVLVKDPANRATAYDLLAHPYFSSTLSSMNSNQNSSALAKSDERIDAVRSYIYAVRRSHQQKVLVSVSRNHMVESMRDIFQHLDNDDLLSPIMVVFQGEAGIDEGALTTEMLNLFYEQMILVKKALVCAATEDADTAPSQSVGSPVATNTAGAAASASNESSIRSALFSTAPYLPAPDADGIAPDLFVLLGKVLLKSIIENRQIPLQLSSAVLKFLSDAEPSFVDLEEYDANIANTLKRLRLLSATDLEEAGLDFSHFTPEFLKAQTDGRYTTDSPLTPESVSDYIDLREKFDLVERRRTALEAMRKGFYCEPSLEHHLKLLSPSDLLLLLCGQLHVSAQVIVDALEFQGFDSTSNTPKYLKEVLLDMSQNNLRRFLQLCTAAAAVPVNGAVKKIKVLRCSDETRLPVGHGCTNQLDLPDYNDKQVIKEKLEIALAHASDGFHVV, from the coding sequence ATGAGCTTCAGCAACCCGCTCGAGTCTCTGCTACGGAGCATTATTCAAGGCGGCGGTCGTAgtgacggcggcgtcggcaATGCCAGCAGCCAACCCACTATGGTTACCTTCAGCACCGAAGATTCGTCAGGATTACACCCGCTCTCTGTGCTGCATGCCATGGGGCCGAATCTCGTCTTCAGCCGTGGTCCCAGTGTCAGTGTGTCTGCCAATCCGAGTCgtcgcggtggcgacgccgcatCGGGAACGGCAGGCGCGCAGTCCGCCTCCCCCGGTAGCGTgtacagcggcggcgtgcccCCCATGGTGTGGATacagcgagagcagcagcgcatcccGCTCGAGTTCTCCGCCACTGGCAGCCCCAACCTAGACGGGACGCGGCTGCGTGAGGAGGGCAACGAGGCTTTCAAAGCAGGCCGGTACCACGAGGCGATTCGCTACTATACCCAGGCGATCGAGGTCGATCCGGACTCGGAGTTCATCTACACCAACCGATCCTTTGCCTACTTCAACATCAAAGAGTTCGAGAAGtccgccgctgacgcggCAAAGGCTGTGGAGATAAACGCGAACTTTTTCAAGGGACACTATCGGCTGGGGCTGGCGCAGATGAGCTTAAACGACTTTGGCCATGCTATGGACAGTCTGCGCAGGGCCTGGGCGCTGGCACCCGATGCGAACAAAGAGGCCATTCGAGTAGCAATGGCGAAGTGCGAGTCGAAGATGGCGCGAGCGCCGAtgacaccgctgctgatgagTCCCGGCGACTCCTCGCCCGTTCGCCACAGCGAGAGTTCTGTCGGCTCGCGCTCTTCGTGGCTGGCGGCTCCGGCACACCTCATAGACACGCAGCCTCCACTCGGCAACACTGAAGTGGACCTCCACGAGCTTGAGGCGGAGATCCACCGTGCGGCGGCCCTGCGGGACGAGACAGCAAAGTATGTGGTCAAGTACAATGCGCAGGATATTATTGTAGCGTGCAACAAGCGATCCGACAAGATCAAGTCCCTCATGAGCATCGCCACCTCCAGTGAGCTCTCCACCCTCTCTAAGGAGGCGAACGAGAAGCAGTCGCAGCTGCGTCGTGCTGTGCGCGACCAAGACAGTAACGCCTATCACAACGCACGCAGCAACCGTGACGCGACACTCAACAGGCTGTGGGACACTGCTGCGCAGGCTGAGATGGCGATTGCGCAGCTCAAAAAAATTGCCAAGGAGGAGCAGAACTTTTTCAGTCAATTTGGTCCGGTTGCCAACAGCACGCCATCCAGCGTCCCGACGGAAGCAGCGAGTGAGACGATAAAGTCCATGACGAGGGCCTGCGCAGCTGAGTCGCCGCTCGCCTCAGCGCCGACCGATGCCACTACCTCAACTTCGTCCTTGTCCCCTGCCTCTTGTATTGCCCCAGCGAGCCCTGTTCTGACAGCCAAGGCGTtagcgccaccaccgctgtcgaCAGCGCAGACGCCAGACGAGAGCCACCCTGCCAAGAGCCCATCGACTGCTGGTACCGATCTCGGTCAGCTGCTACAACGTCGTGTCGAAATCAACGAGGCAGTGCGAAAGGCGCAGAAGTgcttcgccgccaccgacgcaGCCGGACAGGCGTTCTTGCACGCATTGAAGGTGGAGGCAAATGCAATGGAGGCGGTAGATTCTCTCCTCGCCGAGGCAGTGGAGCTCAACGCCCAACTGGAGGTCCATGCGCGCCAGGTGGCGCAAACCACAACGAAGGAGCTCTCCGATGTGCGGttgcaggcgctggaccaGATGAGCAGCATTGTCGAACGCGTGAAAGCAGACATGGAGACCTTCCTCAAGACGATGCGCGAGGGTGACAACCTGttagaggaggaggcaaagcTTGAGCAGCAACGTCTCTTGCACGAGCGTCAGCGTATTCAGCTGCAGGCCGAAATTGAGTGGTTCAAGATTCGTGATGAGCCAGAGAATAAGATCCAGTGCTTGCAGATCCAGGTGAACCGACTGCACCAGCGTATCGCTGCCATCCACGAGAAGCAGAAGGCTGTGCAGACGCGCATCATGGAGCTGGTGGAACAGGATCACCCGGAGTTGGCGTGGAAGTCGATGGCGAATGGTTCACGAATCTTGCGGCTTGTAAAAGGCAGCGGACTGTGGCAGAACCTTTCCTTCTCCGACTTCCAGGTTGTGTCGACCCTGTCGTCCACTGTGAACAGCAAGGTGTAccacgcgctgcgccgcggcgagcACGTCGCTGTGAAGGAGATCTCCATCGACGACGATGCGGCGCGCCGAAGCTTTCAGCGCGAGGTGAACATCGTCTCCTCCTGCAACCACCCCAACATTATACGTATCAAAGGTGTCTTCTTTGATGGCCCCTTCGCCTACATCCTCTTGCCCTATTACCACCGCGGCAGTCTGCGAACGTTGCTGTCGAAGCAGGAGCCAATGTCgtgggtggcggtgcaggaCATGCTTCGTCAACTTGCCAGCGGCGTCGCTTATCTGCATGAGCGCGGCATTGTCCACGCTGACCTGAAGCCGTCCAACGTACTCATTGCAGATGACGGGCGGCCTGTTATCTCCGACTTCGGCATCGCCAAGGACCACGGCGCCCTCGGCGTTGCTGACGTGACGCTGACAGCTACCAtgagcagcaccaacggTAGCTGCGGCCTCGCGGGTACGATGCAGTACATGGCACCTGAGCAGTTGCTGTGCGAGGCGGGCTCAAATGCAAAGTCCACAGGCATGTCAGACATGTGGGCGCTGGGGGTCACAATGCTGGAGGTGACGCTGCAGAACGCGTACTTTCACGATGCATCGCTAGGGAAGCCAaatctgccgctgctgctcccagAGCAGAAGCGGATTGAGGTGCCGGCCAAGGCTGTCGGCGGTGACGAGAAGCTAGCCGACGCAATCGCGTCAGTGCTCGTGAAGGACCCGGCAAACCGGGCGACGGCCTACGACTTGCTGGCGCACCCGTACTTCAGCTCGACGCTCAGCTCGATGAATAGTAACCAAAACAGCAGTGCTCTGGCCAAGAGCGACGAGCGCATCGACGCCGTTCGCTCGTACATCTACGCCGTCCGCCGTAGCCATCAACAGAAGGTGCTGGTGTCCGTCTCGCGCAACCACATGGTGGAGTCCATGCGCGACATCTTTCAGCACCTCGACAACGACGACCTGCTCTCTCCCATCATGGTTGTCTTCCAGGGCGAGGCCGGCATCGACGAGGGCGCATTGACGACGGAGATGCTCAACCTGTTCTACGAACAGATGATTCTAGTGAAGAAGGCTCTCGTGTGCGCAGCTACCGAGGACGCTGATACAGCACCGTCGCAGTCCGTTGGCTCCCCTGTAGCGACTAACACGGCaggtgcggcggcgagcgCCTCAAACGAGTCTTCGATTCgctctgctctcttctccaccgcACCGTACCTCCCTGCGCCGGATGCGGATGGCATCGCGCCGGACCTGTTCGTGCTGCTCGGCAAGGTGCTCCTCAAGAGCATCATCGAGAATCGCCAGAttccgctgcagctgagctcAGCCGTACTCAAGTTCCTCTCCGACGCTGAGCCGTCGTTTGTGGACTTGGAGGAATATGACGCGAACATCGCGAACACGCTGAAGCGGCTGCGTCTCTTGTCCGCCACCGACCTCGAGGAGGCTGGGCTTGACTTTTCCCACTTTACCCCGGAGTTCCTGAAGGCGCAGACAGACGGCCGGTACACGACGGACTCGCCCCTCACACCCGAGAGCGTGAGCGACTACATTGACCTTCGTGAGAAGTTCGACCTGGTGGAGCGCCGGCGCacggcgctggaggcgatgaggAAAGGGTTCTACTGTGAGCCGTCTCTCGAGCACCACCTCAaacttctctctccttcggATCTGCTGCTACTCCTATGCGGCCAGCTGCATGTCTCGGCCCAGGTCATCGTTGACGCATTGGAGTTCCAAGGCTTTGACTCCACCTCCAACACGCCCAAGTACCTGAAGGAGGTGTTGCTAGACATGTCACAGAATAATCTGCGGCGCTTCCTGCAGCTTTgtacggcggcggcggccgtgcCAGTGAACGGGGCCGTGAAGAAGATTAAAGTACTGCGCTGCTCCGACGAGACGCGACTGCCAGTTGGTCACGGCTGCACCAATCAGCTAGACCTCCCCGATTACAACGACAAACAGGTTATCAAGGAGAAGTTGGAGATTGCCTTGGCGCATGCCAGTGACGGCTTTCACGTCGTTTAA